The following DNA comes from Fibrobacter sp. UWP2.
TATGCGAACATGATTTTGCGACACTCGTTTTGCACGCTTTTGCAAGGGGTCGCCATCCCTAACGTGGATGCTCCCTGCTGAACGTAATTAGCATCTATGTGTTAAAAATTTTTCGACTCTCTATTTTGTTTATTTCAAAGCCGCTTTCTTTTATCCAACTATTATTTAACAGCAATGTAAATAAAGCCTCTTTTTCATTTACTCCAGATGCAAAACCTAAAATTTGATAATTGCTCAAGTCCTTTCCTATAGGAGAACATGTGAATCCTTCTGAAGTGAAAAAGCAATACTCGTTCATAAGCGACCTAAATAAAATCCTTTTCCTTTAGCATTTCCGACACATAACTCCCCTTTATCCATATATATTGCCGGTACATGCGAATTCCGTTAACGATTTCCGTTTTCTTGGTTGAATCGGAGCTGTCTCCCCTTACAAATACAACACTTTCCGATGATTTCGGAAAATTCGGAGCTGTTTGAGGCACTCCTGTTTTATTTATACGAACATTCCCATGTTTATCGAGAATAGGAATGTCTTTCAATTCTTTGTTTATGACAAGATGCCAAATTCGTTCCCATACGGGTTTTACACAAAAATCAATAAGCTCATCTGAGAAAGACAATCTTTTGAAGCCTATAAAAGTGTTCTTTCCAAAATCGTTTTTATCGTGCTCTTCAAACATTATACACAGCACCTGATTTCCGATAAAGAAATCGTATATTTCAGATTCGGAAAAATTATTATTGTCAGGAATGATTTCGTCGAAATCAATTCTGAACAACTTCATATCTTCCGTACGTTTGCCTTTTTCTGTAAGAACGATTGTTTTTCCAATCAAGCCAATTTTGTTGAATAAATCGATTTTTTGCATCTTTTTGGCAGAACCGCCAAACATACGAACAACGAGCCTTTCTCCTATTCCTTTGTCAATTTTTCCGTTGATTTCAAACTCTTTTACTAATTTAGATACAGTCCAGCCCTTATACAATCTTGTTATTTCGCCGCACTTGGAATCAATCTCGCTGTAAGTGTCGTATTTTTGAGGCAGCTGCTCTAAGGATTCTTTAAAATGACTTTGGACAATGCTTGTTACTAAACTGCGCTTTAAACGAAACCTGGGAGGATGAGGCCATTTGGGAGCTGTATCAATAAATAACAATTTGCTTCGAAGATGCGATATTTCGGGATAAAAAGAAGGATTCTTATTTAACGATTGAATAAAATTACGAACAATCAACCAGTCTTGTTTGAGAATTTCTTTGTCGTCATCAGAGAACTCTACAAACTGATAACCTTTTACCAAAAAAGCTGCATATTCTGCGGCAGGAACCGTCTTTTTGGCGGAAGAGTACAAGTAATACACAAATAAAAGGTGCTCTAATTTTTGCCAAAAATGAGAGGTGTTAAATTCCTCATCAATAATCGTATTTGGTGAAACTGCTGTGATTGAGACAGGTTCTTTTGCTTCGTATTTATTCTTTTCTTTCTTCGAAAAACGAATTCCAGTCGTTTTTAATTCCGTTTTAACACCATCAACAATCAAGTCGGGTTCTTTACTGCTATTTGCTTTATACCCAAATACCGACTGTTCAATAACATCGCCAGCAATTCCAGTAATTTTAGGGCTCTTTATCGTTTTGTCAAATACATGATTTCGGTCTATTTCACCCAAAGTTCTATTTAGGCAACAATCTAAAAGGATTTCCACATCCCTTTTCGTGAATTTATGTTCAATTTCTATTGCCATATCATATCCACTTTTCTAGAACACGACCAACATCTTCAACAATACCGGTCACAAGAGCATTGCCCATCAAGAAGGCGCGACGCAAATTGCTGGCACCTTCCGTGTGGTTATCAGGGAACATATTTAAGCGCTCCAATTCGATAGGAACGAGTCTGCGATAGCGTCCAGATTTCGTCTTGATGACATGCTTGAAGCGAGACGGCCCCTTGCCGCCTTCACCAGTGATGATTGTGCGAGACGGTTTGTCTAGGAAATCAGGGAATGCCATCGGGCCTTCGCTGTAATTGTACTCGAAGCCTTCAGCAGTCTTTCTCTTTTCGGATTTTCCGCCCTTCAAGTATTCCCACTTAGGCAGTTCTTTCTCGTCAATAAAGAATTCTTCAGGAACATCTTTCTCATCAACAAGCAATTCGCCGAGAGTCAGTTTCTTCCCGGAATAGTCTGCGACAACATCAAAAGTGCAGACTTTGCGGTTGCGCATGAAACCTGCGGTGAAGAACGGAGATTTTTTCTGACCTTTATTGAATTCTTCCGTGACTTTGACCAAATCACCTTCTATTTCAAATTCGTTTTTCTTCGCCTTTTCGGAAAGTTTGCACTTTAGCGCCTGAGCAAGAATTCCGTCATTCAGGATCCATTCATCCGCAACAGCTTTCGAGCTTGCTTTTGCGAGTTTCGTCCCTTCTTTATAGGCGACAATGTATGTTCTGCGACGGCGCTGCGGCATACCGTAATCGGCAGCATTGACAACACGCCATTCCACAGAATATCCAAGATTTGAAAGCGAAGCCAAAATGATTGCAAAATCGCGACCACGCTGTTTGACGGGTGATTTCAAAAGACGGTCGACATTTTCGAGGAAGAGATATTTCGGCGGGTTCTTGCTATCGCGAAGAATGCGATGAATCTGCCACCAGAGAACGCCCTTTTTGCCTTCGATACCGCCCGAGCGTTTCAAAGTCGATGCAACGGAATAATCTTGACAGGGGAAACCACCGACAAGCAAGTTGCCCGGCCTAATATCT
Coding sequences within:
- the dcm gene encoding DNA (cytosine-5-)-methyltransferase; its protein translation is MFKYPKPAKIVDQNLCEPIAKYCASAAQCNLFNNAVQTKSTDIRVIELFAGVGGFRIGLEHASQRYKTVWNSQWEPSTKTQDASAIYQKRFGVEGHSNVDIATVPVEDIRPGNLLVGGFPCQDYSVASTLKRSGGIEGKKGVLWWQIHRILRDSKNPPKYLFLENVDRLLKSPVKQRGRDFAIILASLSNLGYSVEWRVVNAADYGMPQRRRRTYIVAYKEGTKLAKASSKAVADEWILNDGILAQALKCKLSEKAKKNEFEIEGDLVKVTEEFNKGQKKSPFFTAGFMRNRKVCTFDVVADYSGKKLTLGELLVDEKDVPEEFFIDEKELPKWEYLKGGKSEKRKTAEGFEYNYSEGPMAFPDFLDKPSRTIITGEGGKGPSRFKHVIKTKSGRYRRLVPIELERLNMFPDNHTEGASNLRRAFLMGNALVTGIVEDVGRVLEKWI
- a CDS encoding MutH/Sau3AI family endonuclease yields the protein MAIEIEHKFTKRDVEILLDCCLNRTLGEIDRNHVFDKTIKSPKITGIAGDVIEQSVFGYKANSSKEPDLIVDGVKTELKTTGIRFSKKEKNKYEAKEPVSITAVSPNTIIDEEFNTSHFWQKLEHLLFVYYLYSSAKKTVPAAEYAAFLVKGYQFVEFSDDDKEILKQDWLIVRNFIQSLNKNPSFYPEISHLRSKLLFIDTAPKWPHPPRFRLKRSLVTSIVQSHFKESLEQLPQKYDTYSEIDSKCGEITRLYKGWTVSKLVKEFEINGKIDKGIGERLVVRMFGGSAKKMQKIDLFNKIGLIGKTIVLTEKGKRTEDMKLFRIDFDEIIPDNNNFSESEIYDFFIGNQVLCIMFEEHDKNDFGKNTFIGFKRLSFSDELIDFCVKPVWERIWHLVINKELKDIPILDKHGNVRINKTGVPQTAPNFPKSSESVVFVRGDSSDSTKKTEIVNGIRMYRQYIWIKGSYVSEMLKEKDFI